From one Catenuloplanes nepalensis genomic stretch:
- a CDS encoding cysteine desulfurase-like protein, whose protein sequence is MPFDVDAIRSRYPALAEGYLHFDNAGGSQVAAPVADAVAATMRAAVSNRSAAFEPGRRSGEIVAAARHALADLLGAAPQGIVLGPSATALTYRVARALADTWQPGDEIVVSRLDHDANVRPWVQLAARAGATVRWAEFDRATGDLPAAQFRELTGERTRLVALTAGSNANGAAPDVAAITAIARAAGALTYVDAVHSTPHLPARTGADFVVTSAYKWSGPHLAAVAADPALWERLRPMKLAPSSEAVPDRFELGTASFEQLAGVTAAVEHLADLAAGGGDRRSRLGASFAEIQRYETALLTRLLDGLATLPGVTVLPAPDRRCPTVSFRLADQPPSRTAALLGERNICLSAGDYYAYEFFEALGLRDSGGAVRASLYHYNTEAEVDTLLNALSDLHG, encoded by the coding sequence ATGCCGTTCGACGTCGACGCGATCCGTTCCCGCTACCCCGCTCTGGCCGAAGGCTACCTGCACTTCGACAACGCGGGCGGCAGCCAGGTCGCCGCGCCGGTCGCGGACGCGGTCGCGGCCACCATGCGCGCGGCCGTCTCCAACCGCAGCGCCGCGTTCGAGCCCGGCCGCCGCTCCGGCGAGATCGTCGCGGCCGCCCGGCACGCGCTCGCCGACCTGCTCGGTGCCGCGCCGCAGGGCATCGTGCTCGGGCCGAGCGCGACCGCGCTGACCTACCGGGTCGCCCGCGCACTCGCGGACACCTGGCAGCCCGGCGACGAGATCGTCGTCTCCCGCCTCGACCACGACGCCAACGTGCGCCCGTGGGTGCAGCTCGCGGCGCGGGCCGGCGCGACCGTGCGCTGGGCCGAGTTCGACCGCGCCACCGGCGACCTGCCGGCCGCGCAGTTCCGGGAACTGACCGGCGAGCGGACGCGGCTGGTGGCGCTGACCGCGGGCAGCAACGCGAACGGCGCCGCGCCGGACGTGGCCGCGATCACCGCGATCGCCCGCGCGGCCGGCGCGCTGACCTACGTGGACGCTGTGCACAGCACGCCGCACCTGCCCGCCCGGACCGGCGCGGACTTCGTCGTGACCAGTGCGTACAAGTGGTCCGGCCCGCACCTCGCCGCGGTCGCGGCCGACCCCGCGCTGTGGGAGCGGCTGCGCCCGATGAAGCTGGCCCCGTCGTCCGAGGCGGTGCCGGACCGGTTCGAGCTGGGCACCGCGAGCTTCGAACAGCTGGCCGGCGTGACCGCCGCGGTCGAGCACCTGGCCGACCTCGCAGCCGGCGGCGGCGACCGGCGCAGCCGGCTTGGCGCGTCCTTCGCCGAGATCCAGCGGTACGAGACCGCGCTGCTCACCCGGCTTCTCGACGGCCTGGCCACGCTGCCCGGCGTGACCGTGCTCCCGGCGCCGGACCGCCGCTGTCCGACCGTGTCGTTCCGGCTGGCCGACCAGCCGCCGTCCCGGACCGCCGCGCTGCTCGGCGAGCGGAACATCTGCCTCTCCGCCGGCGACTACTACGCCTACGAGTTCTTCGAGGCCCTGGGCCTGCGGGACAGCGGCGGCGCGGTCCGCGCCTCGCTCTACCACTACAACACCGAGGCCGAGGTCGACACGCTGCTGAACGCCTTGTCCGACCTGCATGGCTAG
- a CDS encoding DUF1206 domain-containing protein, whose translation MSLTHDARGTASRAANSKSLELLARAGFIGYGVLHLLLAWLALQVAFGNPSGENSQAGALEELASQSFGAFLVGAIGVGLVAMAIWQALEAAIGHQAENGKERLFERLVSVGRALTYLYFAFTAYKVVSGANASNADSSQKLTEKLMDSTGGRLLVGAAGLAVLAIGLGMIYHGWKKKFEDHLKTGEMSPAVRKVSSRLGMAGYIAKGIAYGIAGFLVITAAVTYDSEKARGLDAALRTLVEQSYGPILLTLVALGIAAYGAFCFVQFRYRKV comes from the coding sequence ATGTCGCTCACCCATGACGCTCGAGGCACGGCGTCCCGTGCCGCCAACAGCAAGTCGCTGGAGCTGCTCGCCCGGGCCGGATTCATCGGGTACGGCGTGCTGCACCTCCTGCTCGCGTGGCTGGCCCTCCAGGTCGCGTTCGGCAACCCAAGCGGGGAGAACTCGCAGGCCGGCGCGCTGGAGGAGCTGGCTTCGCAGTCCTTCGGCGCGTTCCTGGTCGGCGCGATCGGCGTCGGCCTGGTCGCGATGGCGATCTGGCAGGCGCTCGAGGCCGCGATCGGCCACCAGGCGGAGAACGGCAAGGAGCGCCTGTTCGAGCGCCTCGTCTCCGTCGGCCGCGCGCTCACCTACCTGTACTTCGCGTTCACCGCCTACAAGGTGGTCTCCGGCGCGAACGCGTCGAACGCGGACAGCTCGCAGAAGCTGACCGAGAAGCTGATGGATTCGACCGGCGGCCGCCTGCTGGTCGGCGCGGCCGGCCTCGCGGTGCTGGCGATCGGCCTCGGCATGATCTACCACGGGTGGAAGAAGAAGTTCGAGGACCACCTGAAGACCGGTGAGATGAGCCCGGCGGTCCGCAAGGTCTCCTCCCGTCTCGGCATGGCCGGTTACATCGCCAAGGGCATCGCGTACGGCATCGCCGGCTTCCTGGTGATCACCGCGGCCGTGACCTACGACTCGGAGAAGGCGCGCGGGCTGGACGCCGCGCTGCGCACGCTGGTCGAGCAGAGCTACGGCCCCATCCTGCTGACGCTGGTCGCGCTCGGCATCGCCGCGTACGGCGCCTTCTGCTTCGTGCAGTTCCGCTACCGCAAGGTGTAG
- a CDS encoding mechanosensitive ion channel family protein, protein MEDILITVGVTIAAAALALLFVAVTHVIIKKLAAHSQLASELAEHTHRPVQFAITLMAIQLAVRFTTADSAGAEWRRHLLHGLVLLVMAAAAWLIGAFLVAFEDLTLARWRTDVPDNRRARQLHTQVVMLRRVTIAVIVVVTAGVMLMTFPDVRAIGGGLLASAGLLSVVAALAAQTLLSNFFAGLQLAFSDAVRLDDVVVIEGEWGKIEELTLSYVVVQIWDDRRLILPTSYFTSKPFQNWTRTQSAVLGTAEFDVDWSVPVQDMREELRNLLEGTQLWDGRVCVLQVTDATGGMIRLRALVSAQDAGTLWDLRCLVREHLVGWVRDRRPTAMPRWRAEVGDSRGDLSWQWGEKRRSPQARPAEPVDDARLFGGSEDGEERSHTFTGPEEPVHTH, encoded by the coding sequence GTGGAGGACATTCTGATCACGGTGGGCGTGACCATCGCCGCGGCCGCGCTGGCGCTGCTCTTCGTCGCGGTCACCCACGTGATCATCAAGAAACTGGCCGCCCACTCCCAGCTCGCCTCCGAGCTGGCCGAGCACACCCACCGCCCGGTGCAGTTCGCGATCACGCTGATGGCGATCCAGCTCGCGGTGCGGTTCACCACCGCGGACTCGGCCGGCGCGGAGTGGCGCCGGCACCTGCTGCACGGCCTGGTGCTGCTCGTGATGGCCGCGGCCGCGTGGCTGATCGGCGCGTTCCTGGTCGCGTTCGAGGATCTGACGCTGGCCCGCTGGCGCACCGACGTGCCGGACAACCGCCGCGCCCGCCAGCTGCACACCCAGGTGGTGATGCTGCGCCGGGTGACGATCGCGGTGATCGTGGTGGTGACGGCCGGCGTGATGCTGATGACGTTCCCGGACGTGCGCGCGATCGGCGGCGGCCTGCTCGCCTCCGCCGGCCTGCTGTCCGTGGTCGCGGCGCTGGCCGCGCAGACGCTGCTCTCCAACTTCTTCGCCGGGCTGCAGCTCGCGTTCAGCGACGCGGTACGGCTGGACGACGTCGTCGTGATCGAGGGCGAGTGGGGCAAGATCGAGGAGCTGACGCTCTCCTACGTGGTGGTGCAGATCTGGGACGACCGCCGGCTGATCCTCCCCACGTCGTACTTCACCAGCAAACCCTTCCAGAACTGGACGCGTACGCAGTCGGCCGTGCTCGGCACCGCGGAGTTCGACGTCGACTGGTCCGTGCCGGTGCAGGACATGCGCGAGGAGCTGCGCAACCTGCTGGAGGGCACCCAGCTGTGGGACGGCCGCGTCTGCGTGCTCCAGGTGACGGACGCGACCGGCGGCATGATCCGGCTGCGCGCGCTGGTCAGTGCGCAGGACGCGGGCACGCTGTGGGACCTGCGCTGTCTGGTCCGCGAGCACCTGGTGGGCTGGGTGCGCGACCGGCGGCCGACCGCGATGCCGCGCTGGCGCGCCGAGGTCGGCGACTCCCGCGGCGACCTGAGCTGGCAGTGGGGCGAGAAGCGCCGCAGCCCCCAGGCGCGCCCCGCCGAGCCGGTCGACGACGCACGCCTCTTCGGCGGCAGCGAGGACGGCGAGGAGCGCAGCCACACGTTCACCGGGCCGGAAGAGCCCGTGCACACGCATTGA
- a CDS encoding phage holin family protein has protein sequence MADVLNRSSAQAGSGRVVTRVGEPSTSELVQRASEQITRLIRDEFALAKAELTEKGKHAGVGVGLFGGGGALALYGLGAGIATIILALALVMPAWLASLIVTIVLFIGAGILALLGRKQVKQAVPPMPQAATDGVKADVEAVTEAVKRGRS, from the coding sequence ATGGCGGATGTCCTGAACCGAAGTTCCGCTCAGGCGGGTAGCGGCCGGGTGGTGACCCGGGTCGGTGAACCCTCCACGTCCGAGCTGGTACAGCGGGCCAGCGAACAGATCACACGACTCATCAGGGACGAGTTCGCGCTTGCGAAGGCCGAACTCACGGAGAAGGGCAAGCACGCCGGTGTGGGCGTGGGGCTCTTCGGTGGCGGCGGCGCGCTCGCGCTCTACGGGCTCGGCGCCGGCATCGCGACCATCATCCTGGCGCTCGCGCTGGTCATGCCCGCGTGGCTGGCCTCGCTGATCGTCACGATCGTCCTCTTCATCGGCGCGGGCATCCTGGCGCTGCTCGGCCGCAAGCAGGTCAAGCAGGCCGTTCCCCCGATGCCCCAGGCCGCTACGGACGGCGTCAAGGCCGACGTCGAGGCCGTGACCGAAGCGGTGAAGCGAGGGCGGTCATGA
- a CDS encoding DUF3618 domain-containing protein, translating into MTMEDVRKNDGTSQDLDALRAEIERTRAELGDTVQALAAKADVKARAKEQVEQAKAAFATRVQDAKETVALKAHEAADMVSHRAQEAAGAVSHRAHEAKDVVSVRAHDAGDTVRRNPVPVAAIAVAGAAALVLALWLIRRRR; encoded by the coding sequence ATGACGATGGAAGACGTACGCAAGAACGACGGGACCTCGCAGGATCTCGACGCGCTGCGCGCCGAGATAGAGCGCACCCGGGCCGAGCTGGGCGACACGGTGCAGGCGCTGGCCGCGAAGGCGGACGTGAAGGCACGCGCCAAGGAGCAGGTCGAGCAGGCCAAGGCCGCGTTCGCGACGCGCGTGCAGGACGCGAAGGAGACGGTGGCGCTGAAGGCGCACGAGGCGGCCGACATGGTGTCGCACCGGGCGCAGGAGGCCGCCGGCGCGGTGTCGCACCGCGCACACGAGGCGAAGGACGTCGTGTCGGTTCGTGCACATGACGCGGGCGACACCGTGCGCCGCAACCCGGTGCCGGTCGCCGCCATCGCGGTCGCCGGCGCGGCGGCGCTCGTGCTCGCGCTCTGGCTGATCCGCCGACGGCGCTGA
- a CDS encoding DUF4235 domain-containing protein, protein MGKKINGLAYKPVGILAGVAAGAIAGAVFKEIWKLAGNDDDAPNATDEDRGWTEILVAAALQGAIFAVVKAAVDRGGAVGVRRVTGHWPD, encoded by the coding sequence GTGGGAAAGAAGATCAACGGTCTGGCGTACAAGCCGGTCGGTATCCTCGCCGGCGTGGCCGCGGGTGCGATCGCGGGCGCGGTGTTCAAGGAGATCTGGAAGCTGGCCGGCAACGACGACGACGCGCCCAACGCGACGGACGAGGACCGCGGCTGGACCGAGATCCTCGTCGCGGCCGCGCTGCAGGGCGCGATCTTCGCGGTGGTCAAGGCCGCGGTCGACCGTGGCGGCGCCGTCGGCGTCCGGAGGGTCACGGGCCACTGGCCCGACTAA
- a CDS encoding SDR family oxidoreductase translates to MQINGTTALVTGANRGLGKAFAEALLARGATTVYATARRPELIDVPGVVPLRLDITDPASVAAAAAEVGDLDILINNAGISTNAPLLGASTENIRREFDTNFWGTLDVTRAFAPRLAGGAILNVISALSWYTFAPSSNGYAASKAAEWSLTNGIRLELADQKTQVTALALAIADTDMMAAVDVAKLPPRDVVALALDGLEAGKLEVIADAPTANVKASLSKDPALFYADIPAALFS, encoded by the coding sequence ATGCAGATCAACGGCACGACAGCCCTCGTCACCGGCGCCAACCGCGGCCTCGGCAAGGCCTTCGCCGAGGCCCTCCTCGCCCGCGGCGCCACGACCGTCTACGCCACCGCCCGTCGCCCCGAGCTCATCGACGTGCCCGGCGTCGTCCCGCTCCGGCTGGACATCACGGATCCCGCGTCCGTCGCGGCCGCGGCGGCCGAGGTGGGCGACCTCGACATCCTGATCAACAACGCCGGCATCTCCACGAACGCCCCCTTGCTCGGCGCTTCCACGGAGAACATCCGCCGTGAGTTCGACACCAACTTCTGGGGCACCCTCGACGTCACCCGCGCGTTCGCCCCCAGGCTCGCCGGCGGCGCCATCCTCAACGTCATCTCGGCGCTGAGCTGGTACACCTTCGCCCCGTCCAGCAACGGCTACGCCGCCTCCAAGGCCGCGGAGTGGTCCCTCACCAACGGCATCCGGCTCGAGCTGGCCGACCAGAAGACCCAGGTCACCGCGCTGGCCCTGGCGATCGCCGACACCGACATGATGGCCGCCGTCGACGTCGCCAAGCTCCCGCCGCGCGACGTGGTCGCGCTGGCGCTGGACGGCCTGGAGGCGGGCAAGCTCGAGGTGATCGCCGATGCTCCCACCGCGAACGTCAAGGCATCCCTCTCCAAGGACCCCGCGCTCTTCTACGCGGACATCCCCGCCGCCCTCTTCAGCTGA
- a CDS encoding RNA polymerase subunit sigma-70, whose translation MTTDMGELAETAFSGLAERHRRELHVHCYRMLGSFEDAEDTVQETFLRAWRRRETFEGRSTYRAWLYRIATNACLDLLARVRPEPATGGEVRWLQPYPDLLLDELPAGAADEPETAALARETIELAYLVAVQHLAPRPRAVLILRDVLGWPAKDVGELLGDSVNSVNSALQRARAGMREHLPAERQDWTGGEEDAGTRDLVRRFTEASVATDIPALTAMLRDDVRCSMPPTPGLHIGRDTVVNDWIQDGFAEMTGLRALPTAVNRQPAVAFYHWREGEAAYLPLTLDVLRITGGAVTEIVTFHADRFAGLGLPERLPAGDAR comes from the coding sequence ATGACGACGGACATGGGCGAGCTGGCCGAGACGGCGTTCTCCGGGCTGGCCGAGCGGCACCGGCGAGAGCTGCACGTGCACTGCTACCGAATGCTCGGCTCGTTCGAGGACGCCGAGGACACGGTGCAGGAGACGTTCCTGCGAGCCTGGCGGCGCCGGGAGACGTTCGAGGGGCGGTCGACGTACCGGGCCTGGCTGTACCGGATCGCCACCAACGCCTGCCTGGACCTGCTCGCCCGGGTGCGCCCGGAGCCGGCGACCGGCGGTGAGGTGCGGTGGCTGCAGCCCTACCCGGACCTGCTGCTCGACGAGCTGCCCGCGGGCGCCGCGGACGAGCCGGAGACGGCCGCGCTCGCGCGGGAGACGATCGAGCTGGCGTACCTGGTCGCGGTCCAGCACCTCGCGCCACGCCCGCGCGCCGTGCTGATCCTGCGGGACGTGCTCGGCTGGCCGGCGAAGGACGTCGGGGAACTGCTCGGCGACTCGGTCAACTCGGTCAACAGCGCGCTGCAACGGGCCCGCGCCGGCATGCGGGAACACCTGCCGGCCGAACGGCAGGACTGGACCGGCGGCGAGGAGGACGCCGGGACACGCGACCTGGTCCGCCGGTTCACCGAGGCCAGCGTGGCCACGGACATCCCGGCGCTGACCGCGATGCTCCGGGACGACGTCCGCTGCTCGATGCCGCCCACGCCGGGCCTGCACATCGGCCGCGACACGGTGGTCAACGACTGGATCCAGGACGGTTTCGCGGAGATGACCGGCCTGCGCGCCCTCCCCACCGCCGTGAACCGCCAGCCCGCCGTCGCCTTCTACCACTGGCGGGAAGGGGAGGCCGCCTACCTGCCGCTGACGCTGGACGTCCTGCGCATCACCGGCGGCGCCGTCACCGAGATCGTCACGTTCCACGCCGACCGCTTCGCCGGGCTCGGCCTGCCCGAGCGCCTTCCGGCCGGCGATGCGCGGTAG
- a CDS encoding isochorismatase family protein: MSIPVVDPYPLPGVEDLPRGRVSWKVEPARAVLLVHDLQRHFLRYYTPGTSPLAPMLDAIGRLRARAAALGVPVVFSAQPGGQTPAQRGLQQEMWGDGVGAGAPAEIVVPLAHGETLMPKWRYNAFHRTTLDTLMGPRDQLIICGVYAHIGVAATAADAFMRDIQAFVVSDAVADFSRADHDAALARIADHCGVVLPAAEVFPT; this comes from the coding sequence GTGAGCATTCCGGTCGTCGATCCGTACCCGCTGCCCGGGGTGGAGGATCTGCCCCGCGGACGGGTGTCCTGGAAGGTCGAGCCGGCGCGCGCGGTGCTGCTGGTGCATGATCTGCAACGGCACTTCCTCCGGTACTACACGCCCGGCACGTCCCCGCTGGCCCCGATGCTGGACGCGATCGGGCGGCTGCGCGCGCGGGCCGCCGCGCTCGGGGTTCCGGTGGTCTTCTCCGCGCAGCCCGGTGGCCAGACGCCGGCGCAGCGCGGGTTGCAGCAGGAGATGTGGGGCGACGGTGTGGGCGCGGGCGCGCCCGCGGAGATCGTGGTGCCGCTGGCCCACGGCGAGACGCTGATGCCGAAGTGGCGCTACAACGCGTTCCACCGCACCACGCTGGACACGCTGATGGGCCCGCGCGACCAGCTGATCATCTGCGGCGTCTACGCCCACATCGGCGTGGCGGCCACGGCCGCGGACGCGTTCATGCGCGACATCCAGGCGTTCGTCGTCTCCGACGCGGTCGCCGACTTCAGCCGCGCCGACCACGACGCCGCGCTCGCCCGCATCGCCGACCACTGCGGCGTCGTCCTCCCCGCCGCCGAGGTCTTCCCCACCTGA
- a CDS encoding (2,3-dihydroxybenzoyl)adenylate synthase: MNDFTPWPGSAAERYRAAGYWQGETFSAWLNGLAARFGDRVAVVDGARRWTYASLNEAASRTAGAFEDLGVSRGDRVVVQLPNIGEFLPVVLGLFRLGALPVFTLPSHRRAEIGHIAAATDAVAYVHPGVWERFDYHELAAEVSGTAPALRHVITPDTVRSRPFEGTDVSAGDVAFLQLSGGSTGLPKLIPRTHDDYLYSVRASAEICRLSSETVYLAALPVAHNFTMSSPGVLGVLHAGGRVVMCPAPSPAVAFPLIAAERVTMTALVPPLALVWLDAAAHSDVDLSSLELLQVGGARLSDEAAARVEPVLGCALQQVFGMAEGLVNYTRHDDPPELVVGTQGRPISPDDEIRIVNASDVEVAAGEVGHLLTRGPYTIRGYYRADAHNAVAFTADGFYRTGDLVRQLPSGHLVVEGRAKDQINRGGEKIAAEEVENHLLAHPAVLDVSVVAVPDPVLGERTCAYVILRAGAAALTAGEVRAFVRSRGLAAYKIPDRVEFVSEFPQTAVGKISKARLRRGEGLS, translated from the coding sequence ATGAATGACTTCACGCCCTGGCCCGGGTCGGCGGCCGAGCGCTACCGGGCGGCCGGGTACTGGCAGGGTGAGACGTTCTCCGCGTGGCTGAACGGGCTCGCCGCGCGGTTCGGCGACCGGGTGGCCGTCGTGGACGGTGCGCGGCGGTGGACCTACGCCTCGCTGAACGAGGCTGCCTCCCGTACCGCCGGAGCCTTTGAAGATCTTGGGGTGTCCCGCGGGGACCGGGTGGTGGTGCAGCTGCCGAACATCGGCGAGTTCCTGCCGGTCGTGCTGGGGCTCTTCCGGCTCGGCGCGCTGCCGGTCTTCACGCTGCCGTCGCATCGCCGGGCCGAGATCGGGCACATCGCGGCGGCCACGGACGCGGTCGCCTACGTGCATCCGGGCGTGTGGGAGCGCTTCGACTACCACGAACTGGCCGCGGAGGTGTCCGGGACGGCGCCCGCGCTGCGACACGTCATCACCCCGGACACCGTGAGATCAAGACCCTTCGAGGGTACGGATGTGAGCGCCGGCGACGTCGCGTTCCTCCAGCTCTCCGGCGGCAGCACCGGGTTGCCGAAGCTGATCCCGCGCACGCACGACGACTACCTCTACAGCGTGCGGGCGTCCGCGGAGATCTGCCGGTTGTCGTCCGAGACGGTCTATCTGGCCGCGCTGCCGGTCGCGCACAACTTCACGATGAGTTCGCCCGGCGTGCTCGGCGTGCTGCACGCGGGCGGCCGGGTGGTGATGTGCCCGGCGCCGAGCCCGGCGGTCGCGTTCCCGCTGATCGCGGCGGAGCGGGTGACGATGACCGCGCTGGTCCCGCCGCTCGCGCTCGTCTGGCTGGACGCGGCCGCGCACTCCGATGTGGACCTGTCGTCGCTGGAGTTGTTGCAGGTCGGCGGCGCGCGGCTGTCCGACGAGGCGGCGGCGCGGGTCGAGCCGGTGCTGGGCTGCGCGTTGCAGCAGGTGTTCGGCATGGCGGAGGGCCTGGTCAACTACACGCGGCACGACGATCCACCCGAACTCGTGGTCGGCACCCAGGGACGGCCGATCTCGCCGGACGACGAGATCAGGATCGTGAACGCGTCCGATGTGGAGGTTGCGGCCGGTGAGGTCGGGCACCTGCTGACGCGGGGGCCGTACACGATCCGCGGCTACTACCGGGCGGACGCGCACAACGCGGTGGCGTTCACGGCGGACGGGTTCTACCGCACCGGGGACCTGGTGCGGCAGCTGCCGAGCGGGCACCTCGTGGTGGAGGGCCGGGCGAAGGACCAGATCAACCGTGGCGGCGAGAAGATCGCGGCCGAGGAGGTCGAGAACCACCTGCTCGCCCACCCGGCCGTGCTGGACGTCTCGGTCGTCGCGGTGCCGGACCCGGTGCTGGGCGAGCGGACCTGCGCCTACGTGATCCTCCGGGCCGGTGCGGCGGCGCTGACCGCGGGCGAGGTCCGGGCGTTCGTGCGGTCGCGGGGCCTGGCCGCCTACAAGATCCCGGATCGGGTGGAGTTCGTGAGCGAGTTCCCGCAGACCGCGGTGGGGAAGATCAGCAAGGCACGTCTACGTCGCGGGGAAGGTCTGTCGTGA
- the dhbC gene encoding isochorismate synthase DhbC, producing MTDLRTQAATELIDDYRPGSSFFFASPRHTLLAEGVAVGVPGRAADLPSYVSGMLGALREAGDEAPIAVGAIPFDGTAAAQLCVPMSVRRSAPPSGRVLAEPTGTGFHLRPVPEPARYTEGVTRALALMEGDALTKVVLARSLHVTADAPVDLRDLVRRLAHRDPRGYTFAADLPHGRTLVGASPELLVSRFGTRMVANPMAGSAARSADRYEDVRRAAALRDSEKDLREHAVVVESVVEALRPYCKEIEVPVRPSVVPTATMWHLASRIAAEVADDAISALALAHALHPTPAICGVPVDAARAAIAEIEPFDRGFYTGMVGWTDAAGDGEWVVTIRCAEVDDRSMRLYAGAGIVPGSSPEAELAETTAKFRTMLRAMGLGDE from the coding sequence ATGACCGACCTGAGGACCCAAGCGGCCACGGAGCTGATCGACGACTACCGACCGGGGTCGTCGTTCTTCTTCGCCTCCCCCCGGCACACGCTGCTGGCCGAGGGGGTGGCCGTCGGCGTGCCCGGCCGTGCCGCGGACCTCCCCTCGTACGTGTCCGGCATGCTGGGCGCGCTGCGCGAGGCCGGTGACGAGGCCCCGATCGCGGTCGGCGCGATCCCGTTCGACGGCACCGCGGCCGCGCAGCTCTGCGTGCCGATGTCCGTGCGCCGGTCCGCGCCGCCGTCCGGCCGGGTCCTGGCCGAGCCCACGGGGACCGGCTTCCACCTGCGCCCGGTTCCGGAGCCCGCGCGCTACACCGAGGGCGTCACCCGGGCGCTGGCGCTGATGGAGGGCGACGCGCTCACCAAGGTCGTGCTTGCCCGGTCGCTGCACGTCACCGCGGACGCCCCGGTCGACCTGCGCGACCTGGTCCGGCGGCTGGCGCACCGCGACCCGCGCGGCTACACGTTCGCGGCCGATCTCCCGCACGGCCGCACGCTGGTCGGCGCCAGCCCGGAGCTGCTGGTCTCCCGGTTCGGCACGCGCATGGTGGCGAACCCGATGGCCGGGTCCGCGGCCCGCAGCGCCGACCGGTACGAGGACGTGCGCCGGGCCGCCGCGCTGCGCGACTCGGAGAAGGACCTGCGCGAGCACGCGGTCGTGGTCGAGTCCGTGGTGGAGGCGCTCCGGCCGTACTGCAAGGAGATCGAGGTGCCGGTCCGGCCGTCCGTGGTGCCGACCGCGACCATGTGGCACCTGGCCAGCCGGATCGCGGCCGAGGTCGCGGACGACGCGATCTCGGCGCTTGCGCTGGCGCACGCGCTGCACCCGACGCCCGCGATCTGCGGTGTGCCGGTCGACGCGGCCCGCGCCGCGATCGCCGAGATCGAGCCGTTCGACCGGGGCTTCTACACCGGCATGGTCGGCTGGACGGACGCGGCCGGCGACGGCGAGTGGGTGGTGACGATCCGCTGCGCCGAGGTGGACGACCGGTCGATGCGGCTCTACGCGGGCGCGGGCATCGTGCCGGGCTCGTCGCCGGAGGCCGAGCTGGCCGAGACGACCGCGAAGTTCCGCACCATGCTGCGCGCGATGGGTCTCGGAGATGAATGA
- a CDS encoding 2,3-dihydro-2,3-dihydroxybenzoate dehydrogenase: MEHVFAGMTALVTGAAQGIGAAVAIALANGGARVIATDRNEQDHDHPQIERVRLDVTDVEAVNKITSAAGPIGLLVNVAGILRLGPVASLSDRDWADTFAVNTTGVFHLSRAVVPGMIARRDGVIITVASNAAGVPRAGMAAYAASKAAAVMFTKSLGLEVARHGVRCNTVCPGSTDTPMQRAMWSEGAGPGAVLRGDPESYRVGIPLGRIAEPEDVADAVLFLASPAARHITMHDLYVDGGATLRA, translated from the coding sequence ATGGAGCACGTCTTCGCCGGCATGACAGCCCTGGTCACAGGCGCGGCACAGGGGATCGGTGCGGCCGTCGCGATCGCGCTGGCAAACGGCGGTGCCCGAGTGATCGCTACGGACCGTAACGAGCAAGATCATGATCACCCCCAGATCGAGCGGGTACGGCTGGACGTCACCGACGTCGAGGCCGTAAACAAGATCACCAGTGCGGCCGGGCCGATCGGACTGCTCGTCAACGTCGCGGGCATTCTCCGCCTCGGCCCGGTCGCCTCACTCAGCGACCGGGACTGGGCCGACACGTTCGCGGTCAACACGACCGGCGTCTTCCACCTCAGCCGCGCGGTCGTGCCCGGCATGATCGCCCGCCGGGACGGTGTGATCATCACGGTCGCGTCCAACGCCGCGGGCGTCCCGCGGGCCGGCATGGCCGCCTACGCCGCGTCCAAGGCCGCCGCCGTGATGTTCACCAAGAGCCTCGGGCTGGAGGTCGCGCGGCACGGCGTGCGGTGCAACACGGTCTGCCCCGGCTCCACGGACACGCCCATGCAGCGCGCCATGTGGAGCGAGGGGGCCGGCCCGGGCGCGGTGCTGCGCGGCGACCCGGAGTCGTACCGCGTGGGCATTCCGCTCGGCCGGATCGCCGAGCCGGAGGACGTCGCGGACGCGGTGCTGTTCCTCGCCTCACCGGCGGCGCGGCACATCACCATGCACGACCTGTACGTCGACGGCGGCGCCACCCTGCGCGCCTGA